The sequence GCGGGCGAGGTGCCCCAGGGCATAAACCAGCTTCGCGTCGGCGAGTCCATGCTCCTCGGCAGGGACGTCACGCACCGGCGGCCGCTCCCGGGCATGCACCTCGACGCGTTCGTCTTCGTGGCCGAGGCGATCGAGGTGGAGAGGAAGCCATCGGTGCCGCGAGGAGAGATCGGGCAGGATGCTTTCGGCAAAGTCCGCCGATTCGAGGACAGGGGCGTGAGAACGAGGGCGCTCCTCGCGTGCGGCCGGCAGGATGTGGATCCCGAGGGCCTGAGGCCGCTGGAACATGGCGTGGAGGTGCTTGGCGCGTCCAGCGACCACCTGATCCTCGATGTGGAGGAGGCTGGGCGAAGGATAAGAGTCGGCGACGAGGTCAGGTTTACCATGAGTTACGGTTGCCTCCTTGCTGCCATGACTTCGCCGTACGTGCACAAGGTCGTTGTATGACTTTGTCGTATATCTGCAGCGCAGGACGGGTGTTCTGTGTTTGGGGAGGGGTTACAGGTGGCAAAAGCCGGGGGTGTCGTGTTGTGTGCGCTTGCCCCGCATCCGCCGCTTCTGATCCCGGAGATCGGCTCCAGGCATGACCTTGATGCCGTAAAGAACACGACGGAGGCCATGAAGAAGCTCGCGGCCACGGTGAGAGATGCCGACCCCGAGGTTGTGGTCGTGATCAGCCCACATTCACCGTTGTTCGAGGACGCAGTGGCGATACGGACCGCGAATCCGCTCGAGGGTGACTTCTCCATGTTCATGGCGGGCCAGGTCCGGCTGTCGTTCGAGAACGACCTGGCTCTGGCGAGCGAGATCGCCAGGCGCGGGGAGATGGAAGACGTTCCCGTGATCCTCTTGGGGGACCGCGAGCGCCGTGCGTACCGGCTGGAGAACCGCCTGGACCACGGCGTTCTCGTCCCGATGCACTTCGTGGCAGAGGCTGGGGTGAAGGCCCCGCTAGTGGTCATGGGCATGGCGCTGCTGCCCCGAGAAAAGCTGTACGCGTTCGGCAGAGCGATCGCGAAGGCCGTGGAGGCATTGGGCCGCAGAGCCGTGGTCATCGCGAGCGGTGACATGTCGCACCGCCTGAGCGCGGAGGCTCCGGCTGGCTACGATCCGCGGGGCGCCGAGTTTGATGCGCGAATAGTCAAGCTTATGCGGGCCGGAGACGTAGAAGGCATCATATCCCTCGACAATGTGCTCGTGGAACGCGCGGGAGAGTGCGGGTACAGGTCGCTCCTGATGGCCCTCGGAACCCTCGACGGGCGGCGATTCGAGCCGGAAGTCTTGTCGTACGAGGGCCCGTTTGGCGTGGGTTATGCCGTCGCCGTTTTCAGGCCTGGTGAGCCCGCCCCAGACAGAGCTTTGGTCGAGAAACTCATCGCCAGACGCAAGAAGACGCTGTCAAAGACGAGGGAGTCCGAGAGCCCTCTGGTGAGGCTAGCGCGATCGGCGGTGGAGGAGTACGTGAGGACCGGACGCGTGATCAAGCCTCCTGAAGACCTTCCCGAGGAGATGCGTGGCAGGGCCGGGGTGTTTTGTTCGATCAAGAAGGCAGGCCAGCTCCGTGGGTGCATCGGGACGATCCAGGCCACGACGCGCAACGTTGCCGAGGAGATAATCAGGAACGCCATCGCGGCCGCCACGGACGACCCAAGGTTCATGCCAGTGGAGCCCCGCGAGCTCGACGAGCTCATCTACTCCGTGGACGTCCTTACCCCTGCCGAGCGGGTCTCCGGCATCGATGAGCTGGATCCCAAGGTGTACGGGGTGATCGTCAAGAAGGGCCAGAGAAGCGGGCTTCTTTTACCGGATCTCGAGGGCATCGACGATGCGCGGGAGCAGGTGGCGATAGCAAAGCGAAAGGCGGGAATAGCGCCCGACGAAGACGTCGAGCTCTTCAGGTTCAGAGTAAAGAGGTATACCTGATGCGTGAAGCGTCTTACTGGACAAAGGAGAGCGGAGAGGAGGGCGTTGTAACGTGTCTCCTCTGTCCGCAGCACTGCAGGATCAGGCCGGGTCACGTCGGAGTGTGCAGAGCCCGCAAGAACGTTGACGGGCGGCTGTACTCTCTGATCTACGGGGAGGTCACGTCTTTCGGGCTCGACCCCATCGAGAAGAAGCCCCTTTACCATTTCTACCCCGGATGGGCGATCCTCTCAGTCGGCACCAGGGGGTGCAACCTCGCGTGCGGGTTCTGCCAGAACTGGCACATCTCCCAGGCGGATGCCAGGACTAGCACGCTTACGCCCAAGGAGCTGGCCGCCGTCGCAGCGGAGTACGGCCGGCGCAGGCGCTCGATCGGCGTAGCGTACACGTACTCCGAGCCTCTCATCTGGTACGAGTTCGTCATTGACGCCGCGAAGCTCGTGCATGATCTTGGGCTGAAGAACGTCCTGGTCACCAACGGCGAGGTTAACGAGGACCCGCTGAAGGAGCTCCTGCCCCACATCGACGCGATGAACATTGACGTGAAGGCGTTCACCGAGTCATTCTACGCGAAGGTGTGTCACGGAAGGCTCGCCCCCGTTCTGCGCACTGCGGAGCGGGCAAAGGCCGCTGGATGTCACGTAGAGATAACGAACCTCATAATCCCCGGCCACAACGATGCCCCGGACGAGATACGCAGGCTCGTCCACTGGGTCGCCTCGTCGCTAGGGGATGATACGCCTCTTCACTTTTCGAGGTACTTCCCGGCGTACAAGTTTGACGCGCCTCCGACGCCCATCAGCACCCTGCGCACAGCGGTAGAGATCGCCAAGGACGAACTCAAGTATGTGTACATGGGAAACGTGCCCGGCACCGAAGGGAACGACACCCGTTGCTACATGTGCGGGGAACTGCTCATCGAGCGGAGCGGATTTGACCTCGTGGCGTACAGAATAAAGGACAGAACGTGCCCAAAGTGCGGGGCGGAGATCCACATCACCGGTGCGCCGCCATCCTAGGCTCATCTTCCGTGGTTTCAGAGCGGAACCCGGTAGCCTTCGTCCTCCACGGCCCTCACCATGTCATCGCGAGTGGCCTTGTGCGGATCGAACGTCACTCTCGCGGTTCCCGATGCCAGGTCCACCTGCGCCGTCTTGACCCCGGGCACCTTGAGCAGCGCCCTTTCCACAGCGGCGCGGCAGTGATTGCAGCTCATCCCCTCGATGCGCAGCACGAGTATGTCTTCGTGATCGGGTCTGGATACGGTTGGATTCATGCCGAAGTGCCAAGGCGGCTTCCACTCGCAACCTCAGGCGCGTCGGGACCCCCGGCTACGTCTTCTGATCGAGGAAACCGCTCCTCCTTCCTGAAAAAGGTATGTCGTCCGGCCGCGAACAGGCTATTCGATCTTGATAGCTTCCACAGGGCACGACTCCGCGGCTTCCGCGCAACATGCAAGCGCGTCACACTTTTCCGGATGCGCGGCGTGGGCCTGCCCGTCATCTCCCATCTCGAACACCTCGGGGCAGATCTCCGAGCACAGTCCGCACCCGATGCAGAGGCTCTCGTCAACTGTCACTTTCGCCATGGGTTACGCGCGGCGCCCCGGCTGTTCGGTATCGGCCAGGCCGGGTGCCCGCTGCCCTCCTCTCGCTGCTCATCGCTCACCCTGGTCATCGCGGGGCGGCGATGTGCTCATCTCATGATGTATGTTCCTACAGGCGACACGGGGTTATACATGAGCCGGGCCGCCCACGAGCGCCTTGGCTGTGCGTTCGCGGCCCAGTCCTGTGTTCACCCCGCTCCTTTTGATGCCCGTGCGCTCGACGCTGAGCCCGTTGAGACTCCCTTCTGAGTCCGCGGCCGGGGCGGCCCCAGTGGTGATTTGTGGCCGCGCGCCGCCCCGGCCGATGCCACTATCCTGCAGTTCGCTTCGCAGTTCGGGGTTGAGAAACTTCACGAACATGCCCTTCATTCCCAGGGATTTTGTTCTGACGAGGCCCGCAGAGGACAGCTTCCGGAGAGCATTGACGACCACAGAACGCGTCATGCCCGCAGCGTCAGCGATCCTGCCGGCTACGACGAACCCTTGGTCGCCCGTGATGCTGTCAAGGATGGCGTGAACCGCCACGAGTTCGGAGTAGGAGAGGCTCCGGATCGCGGACCTCGCAACACGCTGGTTTGTCTCGCGATCCTCTTCGTCCCTCCGGCGTCTCGCCGCGAGCACTGCGCCGGAGGCCGCGGCAAGGGCTCCGAGCGCATCACGGTCATCTCGCGAGAGCTCGCGATCAAGCTGGACGACAAGCATGCCGAGGGCCTCGCCTAGCACCGTGATGGGCGCCGCCGCGTATGTGTGGCGATCGATCATCGCCGATACCGGTGTTTTGCGGGCTGCCACCGCCGCGCCGAGCGATGCTATCGTGCGAGGCGTGAGAGCGTCTCCGGAATGGTCCTCATGCGCATTGGGGCCTGGGGAATCCGCCAGGGCTTTCGCGGCGGAAGCGCCGGCCGCCATGCCGGCCGCCACGGAGTGCCCGGTGACGTGCCCTTTGGCGTTCACCAGGTAAACACGGGCACCGCCAAGACAACGGCTCACGACGGAGCACACCCCGTCGCCGATCGGGCCTGGAAAGTCATGCTGGAGGATCTCCGTCATAGCCTTCAGGGTTTGCCGGCACTTCACTTCAGGCGCCTCCCTTTTGTCTCCGTCTCGTCCCTTCGAACTTCCTTCTAACTAAACGTCCTCTCAAGCCTCCCTGGGGACGGCTCGCGCAGCACAGGGCATGGTCAACACTGTGTCATCGGCGGTTTCGGACGGGCAAGCAAACCGGCGCTGAGGTGACCCTTGGGCCCGGAGAGGGCCCTGGACGTACCCGCCGTAGGACACACCTGCCGCAGGCGCCGCAGGCTCAGTTAACCATAAATGGAAAGGTGTTCATGTTTCCGGACACATTTTACGACATCGACTTGATGCGTGTCAACGGATGTCGCGCACCATGGCGGTTTATGTCGACTCCCGGCCCGGACGTCCCACGCTTCGGCAAGGTTCGACCGCTAGACAGATCGCCATGGGTTCGTGCCGGGCTTGAGCGCGCAACCCTGTTCGGGCTTGCCGGCTTTGCCCTCGGGGGATGGCGCGCCTGTGCCGCACCTCGTTCGAATTCCGCGGGCGAGATAGCTGTTGGCACGGTGGCCGGCGACTCCTTCCGGGAGCCGCGAGCCGGAACCCGGAATCCGGGAACCGAGAGCGTCGTTGAGCGTTGTTGATGCGCCCCTAAGGAGGTTTCCACGTGTGTTCCTGGAAGTATCCCAAGAAGGGGGTGCGGAGGAAGAAAGGCATTCTCCCTGCCGCGCGCTCCGCTGCGACGAGACTGGGGCCGCGAAGCTGAAATGCCGAGACAAAAGGGAGGTTGGGATCTCTGGTGGGAAAGCTGGTTTTGGGGTGGCAGGTAGCGGGCTCCTGTGAGGGCGAGCGCTCATACAGGGAACATGCAGACGTGATAACTCACATCAGCCCTTGTTGGTACTCGATGAGCAGGGACGGAAGCATCAGGAGAGACGAGAACGGAGCAGCGGGCATCATCGAGCTGGCGAGGGCTTCGGGGACCGCCGTTGTGCCTCTCGTGGCAAATGAAGGCTTCAGCCCTGAGGTTGCCCACGAGATACTCCTCACAGCGCGTACCAGGCGGCTCGCGGCGGAGGCGATCGCCTCGCTCGTCCTGGAGCGCGGTTTTGATGGCATCAACATGGATTTCGAGGGCGCTTTCATAAAGGGCGACAGGGAGAGGTACACGCTTTTGATCACCGAGATCGTACATCTCCTCAAGCCTCACGGCAAGCACGTCTCGGTGGATGCCGTGGCGCAGACGGCGCCTCCACGGCCGGACGAGACAGGATGGGCCCAGGCGTACGACTATCCAGGCCTTGCCGCCGTCGCGGACTTTCTAATCATCATGGGATACGATTACTCGCCTGCGGGCGGCCCGCCCGGGCCGGTCGCCCCGCTCTGGTGGCTCGAGAAAGTGCTCGACTATGCGACTTCGTGCGTTCCGAGAGAGAAGATAGTGGTCGGCCTCCCGTTCTACGGGCGTCACTGGACCATTGAGAAGGGCGTGATATCGCAGGGCAGGGGGATTGACGCGAAGAAGGCCGCTGAGCTTGTGGAGCGGCAGGGGGTCGCTGCGGCCTGGGACGTCCGAGCGGCATGCCCTGTGCTCCGGTACTACGAAGGCGATGTCGAGCACGTGGTGTACTACGAGGATGCGGAAAGCCTTAGGCTCAAGCTGAGGCTTGTCAGGGAGTGCGGGATCGGCGGAATAGCGTTCTGGCGGCTTGGTTCAGAAGACCCAAGGATGTGGGAGGTCGTGCGGGAAGAGTTCCTCTCTTGATCCAGAGAATGACTCGCCGGTGAAGGAAGGACTTCGATTCTCATCGTCGAATCAGGTTCTAGACTTAGATCCAAACGAGGGGGGATAGTGATGAGGAAGGCGTTCCTATTGACGATCGCCGTGGCCATCGTGTTGGCCCTGGCCGGCGGCGTATCTGCGGCGGGCAAGATCGGTGTGGGCTACTACTTCCACCAGAGTGACTCCGCCATGTCGCTCGCGGGCGAACTAGGTCTCTCTGACAGACTGGCATTCGGGTTCGATTATGTGGCGCAAGCCGGCGAAGAGCCCAGCAAGACCGAGCTATACGGCAAACTTGCGCTGAAGGACCTGGGCGTCACCTCGGTTGGAGCCTTCGGGGGTGTGAAGATGACCGGGGCTTCCAATACGAGCTTCAAGGTCGGACTATACGGTGAGCAGCCGATCACGCCGCAGATCGACGCGTACGCCCGGGCGGGCGCGGCATTTGAGGGCAGCGCCAGCAGCGTATGGCTTGAGGCGCTCGGCGGCGTGAAAGTCAACGTGATGTCTCCGTTCTGGCTCGCGGGTGAGGCTCTTTACAACAGCCGGGAAGGTGCTGACGGCACTGCCTTCCGCGTGATCGTGGGAATGAACTTCTAGGGCCCCGAGTCCTGTGGAGGCGGGCGTCCCGGTACGTGCAGGCGGGCTTTCGCCGGGCCGGGGCATGAGGACGGAACAACGGCCCGGCAACGCAGGTCGAATGAACGGCGAACAAGAGGTTCATGAGTGGTAAGCAGGCTGCGTCACGCTTTGTTGCGGGGCGTAGCCTGCTTGGCTTTGCGCTGAGACCGGGCCTGTGTGATCGTTCGTATCGTTTGTTTCCTCGAAGCTGGAAGGATTGCGGTTTCTGGAGTAGAATCATAGAACAAGCCCGCAGAATCCGGGCCTTCGTGACGTCATCATGGAGGTGGTCGAGTTGATAGTCGGGGTCCCGAAAGAGATCAAGAATAACGAGAACCGGGTGGCTATCGTGCCATCGGGAGTGATGGCGTTGTCGGACAGAGGCCACACGGTGCTGGTGCAGAAAGGGGCGGGGATGGGAAGCGGCATATCCGACGAGGACTATGCGCGCGCTGGCGCACGCATAGTGGACAACGTAGCTGATTTGTGGGCCGAGGCCGAGATGATTATGAAGATCAAGGAGCCGTTGCCGCCTGAGTACCCGCTCATGCGGCACGGTCAGGTGATGTTCACGTACTTCCACCTCGCGTCCGACGAGACTCTGACTAGAGCGGTGCTTGATTCCGGCATAGTGGCTATCGCCTATGAGACGGTTCAACTTCCCGACGGCAGCCTTCCTCTCCTCTCTCCGATGAGCGAGGTCGCCGGCGCGATGGCGGCCGTTGTGGGGGCGAACTACCTCGCGGGTCCGAACGGCGGGCGGGGCGTGTTGATGGGCGGCATTCCAGGTGTGGAGCCGGCTCACGTGGTTGTCATCGGGGGAGGGACGGTCGGGACGAACGCTGCACTCATGGCTGCAGGGCTCGGTGCTCAGGTCACGGTGTTTGAGGTCTCCATCAGCCGCATGCGATACCTCTCCCACGTGTTGCCCAAGAACGTGAAGATACTGTATTCCAACAGGCATTCGATAGAGGCTGCGCTCGCCGACGCGGACCTCGTGATCGGGGCCGTCCTCATACCCGGGGCGAAGGCGCCGAAACTCGTCACGCGCGACATGATAAAGCTGATGAAGAAGGGCTCTGTCATCGTGGACGTGGCGGTGGATCAAGGAGGATGCATTGAGACTACCCACCCGACGACCCATGCCGAGCCCACGTACTTCGTGGACGGCGTGCTCCACTACGCGGTTGCGAATATGCCCGGCGCTTTCCCGAGGACATCGACGTTTGCCCTCACAAACGCGACTCTTCCGTACGCGATCAGGATCGCGGATCTCGGCGCGGAGGAGGCTATGAGACGTGATCCGGCTCTCAGGCTCGGTCTGAACGCCTACAAGGGCAAGCTGACGTGTAAAGGCGTGTCCGAGGCGTTCGGGATAGAGTATCATTCACCCGAGGAAGTGCTCGGCTAGGAAGCCCTCGGCTCAGAGTGAATCCTAACCAGAGCCGGGTGTGATGTTCCGACCACGGCCGCGGATAGAAAACGGCCGTGTTTTTTTCGCTATGGGTTGCATAGATATGCATCAATGATGTATAATTACCACAACCCCTGCCCAAACCTGGCTAGCAAGGAAACCACGGGCAGGCGTGGCGGAGGGTGCACTTTATGGTTCGAGTGGGAGTGGTCGGGGCGTCCGGTTATACCGGCGGGGAGCTTGTGAGGCTCCTCATTGGGCATAGGGAGGCGGCCCTCACAGTCCTCGCTTCTCGCGGAAGCGCCGGGAAAGCGGCTGCCGAGGTCTACCCGAACCTTCGTGGGTACGACCTTCCCCCTATCTCTGGCATCGCTGCGGACAGCCTCGCTCGCGACTGCGATGTGGTCTTCATCGCGGCGCCCGCGGGTGTGGCCGCATTGCTTGCGAAGGAGATCCTGACCGCACGCCCTTCGGTGAGGATCGTTGACCTCGGCGCGGATTTTCGGCTCAAGAGCCCGGCGTCGTATCAGGAGTGGTACGGCGTCCCTCACGAAGCCCCAGATCTTGTTGCGGAGGCTTCGTACGGTCTTCCAGAGCTTTACCGAGACGAGATACGCAAGTCGAGGATCGTGGCGAATCCGGGATGCTACCCCACAGCCGCCTTGCTTGCGCTGGCCCCGCTTGTGAGCCGCGGCATCGTTGATTTGCGGAGCCTCATCATAGACGCGAAGTCCGGGGTGTCCGGTGCCGGAAGGACGCCGTCGCCGGGATACCATTTTCCAGAGTGTGAGGAGAACCTTCGCGCGTACGGAGTCCCGCGACACCGCCACACGCCCGAGATAGAACAAGAACTGCGGCGGCTCGCCATGCAGGGTCTGGGCCCTCGAGGTGAAGCCGGCTGCGGCACGGGGACGGCCGCCGGGGCACCCGGCAGGGCTGATACGGATGAGGACGGGATCACAGTCACGTTTACGCCGCATCTCGTTCCGATGAGCCGTGGGATCCTGGTGACGGCGTACGGCCTGCTTAAGACACCGGCGCCCGCCGTCGCCGTGAGAAGCGGTGCGTCGAACAAGACCGGTCTACCCGGATACGTGCCACGCGATGCGGCTCCTTGCCCGGAGACCACCGGCGAGGGCCCTCGTCCCGATGCACTTACCGCCCTGTACGAAGAGTTTTATGCCCACGAGAGGTTCGTGAGAGTGCTCCGCGGGAGTCTCCCCGAGACGAAGGCGGTCCGTGGGTCGAACTTCTGTGACATCGCAGTGAGAATCGACGTGAGGACCGGTCGGGTCGTCGTGTTCTCTGCCCTCGACAACCTGGTGAAGGGGGCGGCCGGCCAGGCGATTCAGAACATGAACGTTCTGTTCGGGTTGGAGGAATCAACCGGCCTTGAGGCCCCTCCTGTCTGGCCGTGAGAGGCCGTGAGAGGCAGTATTCAAGACGCGAGGCTGAAGGGAAGGGAGCGTGCGGCATGATTTCAGTGGAAGCAGCGGCTATCGAACCAGCGGGCGCGACCGATTCGACCTGGCGAGAGATTCCTGGCGGGGTTACCGCTCCTCTGGGGTTCCGCGCTGCCGGGCTGCACTGCGGGATAAAGCGAGCGCGTCCTGATCTCGCCCTCATCCTCTCGGACGTGCCAGCGGCATGTGCGGCGGTGTTTACCACTAACAGGGTGAAGGCCGCGCCGGTCTTGGTCAGCATGGAGCACGTCAGGTCCGGAAAGTGCAGGGCTGCTGTGGTGGCGAGCGGCAACGCGAACGCATGCACTGGCCCGAAGGGCCTCGAGGACGCGCGGACCATGGCGAACGTAACAGGAGAGGTCCTGGGGATCCCGCCGGACGAAGTCATTGTCGCGTCGACGGGCGTCATAGGGGTCCCTATGCCCATCGAGAAGGTGTGCGAGGGAATCCGCCTCGCCGCCGGAGCGCTTGACCCGGGACCAACGGGCGGCGCGGCCGCCGCTGAGGCTATCCTCACCACGGATCGCACTCTGAAGGAGGTAGCCGTGGAGGGGGATGTGGGTGGACATAGGGTGCGGATAGGGGGTATAGCCAAAGGCTCGGGGATGATCCACCCCAACATGGCCACTATGTTGGCGTTCGTGACGACGGATGCCGCGATAACCCCCGGCATGTTGCGCCGAGCTCTCGCGCGCTCGGTGGAGAGATCGTTCAACATGATCACGATCGATGGCGATACGAGCACCAACGATATGGCCGTGGCGTTTGCAAACGGGACGGCCGGGAATCCCACGGTTGCGTCGGAGGACGCCTCCTTCGACGCGTTCTCGAAAGGGCTCGATCACGTGACGGGAACGCTCGCCCGCATGATAGTGCAGGACGGCGAGGGCGCAACCCGCATCATAAAGGTGGAAGTCCGGGGCGGGAAGACGGAGTGGGATGCACGGCGCATAGCAAGGACCATCGCTTCATCGAACCTAGTGAAAACCGCGGTATTTGGCGCCGATCCTAACTGGGGCAGGGTGCTGGCGGCGGCAGGGCGCGCGGGGGTGGAGTTCGATGCGGACCTCGTGGACGTGTTCATCGGCGATGTGCTCGTTGCGCGGTCCGGCGCGGCGGTGGAGTTCGACGAGGGGCGCGCGAGGGACGCAATGGCCCGCAAGGAAGTCCTCATCGTTGTTGACCTGCACGCAGGCGCCGAAAGCGCGTGCGCGTATACCTGCGACTTGACATACGAGTACGTGCGTATCAACGCAAGCTACAGGAGTTGAGGAGGTGAGACCGATGGACTTTCACAGCGCGATGGCTGGCGCGTCCGTCCCGTCCGTGACACGAGGCCTTTCCGGCGCGGACAAGGCGCAGGTCATCGTGGAAGCTCTGCCCTACATACGTACGTTTTTCGGAAAGACGGTGGTCATCAAATACGGCGGTGCTGCGATGACTGACGCGACCCTCAAGGAAATGGTGGCTCTAGACATAGTCCTTCTAAGGTATATCGGCATGAACCCAGTGATCGTACACGGCGGCGGCAAGGAGATCACCGACGTCATGAGACGCCTGGGCAAAGAGCCCGTCTTCGTGAACGGCCTGCGGGTCACGGATGGCGAGACGGCCGAGATAGCCGAGATGGTCCTAACTGGCAGGATCAATCAGGATATCGTCACCTTGATAAACCGGGGCGGCGGCAAGGCACTCGGGCTTTCCGGGAAGGACGCGAACCTGGTCGTGGCGCGGCGGATGGGCACGGAGGTCTGCGGCGAGACCCACGTCGATCTTGGATATGTTGGGAGCGTGACCTCAATCAATACCGAGATCATCGATGTGGTGTGCCGCGAGGGCTTCGTGCCTGTGATATCCCCCGTGGCGTGTGACGACGATGGGGCCACACTCAACATAAACGCCGACCATCTGGCCGGTCACCTCGCTGGGGCGCTCGGCGCGTTTAAGCTCGTGGTCCTCACCGATGTGGAGGGGATCTTTGCGGATCCAAGCGACCCCAGCTCGCTGCTGCCACAGGTGACCGTGGCCGAGGCAAAGGACATGATCGCCAAGGGACGCATCGCGTCTGGCATGATCCCTAAAGTGGACGCCTGTGTCACCGCCCTCGAGAGAGGGGTGCCGAGGACCCACATTATCGACGGCAGAAAGCCTCACTCGCTCCTGCTGGAGATGTTCACCAATGAGGGCATCGGCACGATGATCATCGGGGGACAGGGATGGCTGCCTGAAGGGGCGGGGCGATGAACCCCCCGGGCGTCTCCCCCACCACGCACGAAGGCTCGCGTCCGCTCCAGGGCGGAAATGGTCGGCTTGCGAGATTCGGCTGGCAGGGAAGGGATCCGTCCCGATGTCAGGCGGCGACATACGGTCGGTAGCGTTTGAACGCTGCACGGCATCGCTGGAGGCAGGGAGGGATTACGCATGGCAGAAACTGGCGTCAAAGAGCGCCGCGCCGCACCGCGCGACGGGAACACGCCAAGCGGACGTCTGGCGACCGAAAGCATCGCGGAGCTTGCGCGCATGTATCTGATGAACACGTATTCGAGGGCCCCCGTGGCCCCCGTGCGTGGCTCCGGAGTGCGCATCTGGGACGCTGACGGCAGGGAGTATCTGGACTTTCTCGGCGGGATCGCGGTGTGCGCGCTAGGTCACTCCCACCCCGCCGTGGTCTCGGCCATTCAAAAACAAGCCGCCACGCTGCTTCATTGCTCCAATCTGTATCTCGTCGAGCGGCAGGCCCTCCTTGCGAAGGCGCTCCTGGAGGGAACGCCGTTCGGAAAGGCATTCTTCTGCAACAGCGGGGCGGAGGCCAATGAGGCGGCGATCAAAATCGCCCGAAAATACGCCAGGGTCGTGCGGCGGGAGCAAGGCCGATACGAGATCATCACCGCGCTCAACTCCTTTCACGGGCGTACCCTGGCGACGGTCACGGCGACCGGCCAGCCCAAGTACCGGAAGGATTTCGAGCCCTTGCCGCCCGGGTTCAGGTACGTGCCGTTCAACGATGTTCCTGCCCTCGAGGCGGCCGTTGGCGAGCAGACCGCTGCGGTGCTTCTCGAGGCGGTCCAGGGCGAGGGCGGGGTCCACGTGGCAGACGAGGCTTACTTGAAGCGTGCGAGAGAGCTCTGCGACGAACGCGGCGCCCTCCTCATAATCGACGAGGTTCAGACGGGCATGGGGCGCACCGGGAGGATGTTCGCGTTCGAGCACTACGGGATCGAGCCCGATGCCGTGACGCTTGCCAAGGCCCTCGGCGGGGGGGTCCCCATAGGAGCGCTGCTCGCGAAGGACGAAGTCGCGGCGGCGTTCACTCCCGGCACGCACGCGTCTACGTTCGGTGGGAACCCTCTGGCGTGTGCAGCGGCTCTCGCGGTCGTGGAGACCATCAGGAACGAGCGCCTCGCTGAGCGGGCTACGGAAATGGGGGCCTACTTCGCCAAAGCCCTGATGACCCTCGCACGCAGATTCCCGCAGGTGGCCGAGGTGAGAGGCAAGGGCCTGATGATCGGCCTCGAGCTCAGGCCATCCGGGTGCCGTAGCGACGCACCGGCGCGCGCCGTGGCCGCGGCATGTCTTGAGGCGGGGCTGCTCATAAACGCGGTGAGCGACACAACCCTCCGGTTCTTGCCGGCGCTCGTGGTGAGCAAGGCGGACATCGACGAGGCGGTAGGCATTCTGGAGCGAGTGATGGAGGATGTGCTCGGCTGATGCTGATCCCT is a genomic window of Bacillota bacterium containing:
- the argB gene encoding acetylglutamate kinase; translation: MAGASVPSVTRGLSGADKAQVIVEALPYIRTFFGKTVVIKYGGAAMTDATLKEMVALDIVLLRYIGMNPVIVHGGGKEITDVMRRLGKEPVFVNGLRVTDGETAEIAEMVLTGRINQDIVTLINRGGGKALGLSGKDANLVVARRMGTEVCGETHVDLGYVGSVTSINTEIIDVVCREGFVPVISPVACDDDGATLNINADHLAGHLAGALGAFKLVVLTDVEGIFADPSDPSSLLPQVTVAEAKDMIAKGRIASGMIPKVDACVTALERGVPRTHIIDGRKPHSLLLEMFTNEGIGTMIIGGQGWLPEGAGR
- a CDS encoding acetylornithine transaminase; amino-acid sequence: MAETGVKERRAAPRDGNTPSGRLATESIAELARMYLMNTYSRAPVAPVRGSGVRIWDADGREYLDFLGGIAVCALGHSHPAVVSAIQKQAATLLHCSNLYLVERQALLAKALLEGTPFGKAFFCNSGAEANEAAIKIARKYARVVRREQGRYEIITALNSFHGRTLATVTATGQPKYRKDFEPLPPGFRYVPFNDVPALEAAVGEQTAAVLLEAVQGEGGVHVADEAYLKRARELCDERGALLIIDEVQTGMGRTGRMFAFEHYGIEPDAVTLAKALGGGVPIGALLAKDEVAAAFTPGTHASTFGGNPLACAAALAVVETIRNERLAERATEMGAYFAKALMTLARRFPQVAEVRGKGLMIGLELRPSGCRSDAPARAVAAACLEAGLLINAVSDTTLRFLPALVVSKADIDEAVGILERVMEDVLG